TCAAAATGTAGTattacttttagtttcttgatttttaaaatttcacctTAGTATTCATCCTTAAGCTTTCCGCTTCACGATATACATGATTGACTATAAGAGGAAGGGTATTTTTGcgaaatatattataaaacatctCAGTTGAATGGctgaattcatttaaaaactacccaaaatattaaataagttACGAGTcgtaaatgaaaatgttattttcccGACACCATAATTTGCAATTGTTTGCTGtatgttcaatatatataaatataaacatataaatatctCAAGATATTCTTAGGGTGATACTGTTTTACAAAGTTTCCCAATATATCAATTTCAATGAAGCATATGCCTTAGTCCGAGAGTATattatttaaagtcataataaacgagtgaccggtgaaaattAATGTTATTCCAATTTTTGAACCAATGCGTACAAACAtaataaacttagtcttctgtgcacgattttataaattttttcgcataaatttcgtacaatagtaaatttttttttcaatcggtcagtgttgttgtgaaaatatggcaggtaattaaagttcatgttttgaagccgaagtttaacgattgtcacctgtttgtcaacaacaACAAAGAAAGCTTGGAttttgagcacgtgtttaacatgtacaatcagatagtttattttaagtacagccatgcgtattgcgatcagcGGATTTTTACGAAATGAGTCACAAGGtgactttgcatacggaaaatatgtcgggggaattgcttcctggaaggaaacaatgaaaataaagtaaactccttctaaatatgaacaaatttcagaattttcttcaaataaaagtatatgaacaaacgtttaataatgaaaattatcgattgagttataaaaaaaacacatgcatttatttttttttaatttgaggtttcttatgactttaagtgtGTCTAACAAATAACGGACATCCATAAGTTTTACATGTCCAGGTGTAACAAAGAGTATCGATACATCTCATAAATAAGAATTGGATTCGTCCCTGATCACTTGATAGGTGACTACAGttgattaatgaaataaaacagagATTTCCAATCCGTGCTTAGCCCTGTTTcgtcatatatttaaaataggAAAGTATGAGAATAACTGAAACAGTACAACCAAAATTGTGTCGATGTCAACCATAATGTCTGCTCGTCATAACTGATACATAGGTTATTAGGGGAACATTTACCTGCTCTATTGTCCAAATCGTCTTCTGGTTTGTTGTCGGATTCTTTTGTTTGAATGCCTGCATGATTCTGTAAAAAGATACGAACAATTTACTATCTCATCgtctcaatgtttttttttaatacagtgCCATTTTTATGGACCAATCTTGACAACCATAAAttacttagtgtcttttttcTGTTAGttcatgttttttaaatgttgaattatCGGaaactctaaaaaaaattaacatggaCAGAGATTGCCTTCACTGTGTTAGGTACAATTTTTCGTAATGTTTAGATTTTCATACTCTTTAACTAACTTTTGCTCCCAAACTAATCTAATTTGAATGCTTATCATGAGTCCCATCTAGACGacacgtgcgtctggcgtaatcAATTATCAGCCGTGTGTCTGCGAGGGTTTTCATTATTatggttcaaatatttttttaacagtttatgataaaagatataaatatgtttttattaataagatattttaaaaattgttccaCTTTGgttaataattaaattattaggtaatatttgttttaatctgttgtatttataattaatttactTGGACATTTTCCTAAGTTGCAGATTGATTTTTCAGTTTCGGAACCAACACAATGTTGTCCACTTCCAGATGGTGGGGGATTGTCACATGTCCTGTTTCGGATTCTGACGCCCTCTCCACATGACACCGAACAAGACGAGTTGAACCAAGGGCTCCATCCTCCATCAACTATTGCAAAAATAATGaacagttatttattttttagcagTCAGTTTGGTTCAATCTactaaaataaatcaagaacTTATCTTTTACTTAAATCTTTTTTCTGTTAGttcatgttttttaaatgttgaattatCAGAAActctaaaaaaattaacttgGACAGAGATTGCCTTCACTGTGTTAGGTACAATTTTTCGTAATGTTTAGATTTTCATACTCTTTAACTAACTTTTGCTCCCAAACTAATCTAATTTGAATGCTTATCATGAGTCTCATCTAGACGacacgtgcgtctggcgtattcaAATATCAGCCTTGTGTCTGCGAGGGTTTTCATAATTatggttcaaatatttttttaacagtttatgataaaagatataaataggtttttattaataagatattttaaaaattgttccaCTTTGgttaataattaaattataaggtaatatttgttttaatctgttgtatttataattaatttactTGGACATTTTCCTAAGTTGCAGATTGATTTTTCAGTTTCGGAACCAACACAATGTTGTCCACTTCCAGATGGTGGGGGATTGTCACATGTCCTGTTTCGGATTCTGACGCCCTCTCCACATGACACCGAACAAGACGAGTTGAACCAAGGGCTCCATCCTCCATCAACTATTGCAAAAATAATGaacagttatttattttttagcagTCAGTTTGGTTCAATCTactaaaataaatcaagaacTTATCTTTTACTTAAATCTTTTTTCTGTTAGttcatgttttttaaatgttgaattatCAGAAActctaaaaaaattaacttgGACAGAGATTGCCTTCACTGTGTTAGGTACAATTTTTCgtaatatttagattttcataCTCTTTAACTAACTTTTGCTCCCAAACTAATCTAATTTGAATGCTTATCATGAGTCTCATCTAGACGacacgtgcgtctggcgtattcaAATATCAGCCTTGTGTCTGCGAGGGTTTTCATAATTatggttcaaatatttttttaacagtttatgataaaagatataaataggtttttattaataagatattttaaaaattgttccaCTTTGgttaataattaaattataaggttatatttgttttaatctgttgtatttataattaatttactTGGACATTTTCCTAAGTTGCAGATTGATTTTTCAGTTTCGGAACCAACACAATGTTGTCCACTTCCAGATGGTGGGGGATTGTCACATGTCCTGTTTCGGATTCTGACGCCCTCTCCACATGACACCGAACAAGACGAGTTGAACCAAGGGCTCCATCCTCCATCAACTATTGCAAAAATAATGaacagttatttattttttagcagTCAGTTTGGTTCAATCTactaaaataaatcaagaacTTATCTTTTACTTAAATCTTTTTTCTGTTAGttcatgttttttaaatgttgaattatCGGAAActctaaaaaaattaacgtgGACAGAGATTGCCTTCACTGTGTTAGGTACAATTTTTCGTAATGTTTAGATTTTCATACTCTTTAACTAACTTTTGCTCCCAAACTAATCTAATTTGAATGCTTATCATGAGTCTCATCTAGACGacacgtgcgtctggcgtattcaAATATCAGCCTTGTGTCTGCGAGGGTTTTCATTATTatggttcaaatattttttaacagtttatgataaaagatataaatatgtttttattaataagatattttaaaaattgttccaCTTTGgttaataattaaattattaggtaatatttgttttaatctgttgtatttataattaatttactTGGACATTTTCCTAAGTTGCAGATTGATTTTTCAGTTTCGGAACCAACACAATGTTGTCCACTTCCAGATGGTGGGGGATTGTCACATGTCCTGTTTCGGATTCTGACGCCCTCTCCACATGACACCGAACAAGACGAGTTGAACCAAGGGCTCCATCCTCCATCAACTATTGCAAAAATAAtgaacagttatttttttttagcagtcAGTTTGGTTCAATCTactaaaataaatcaagaacttatcttttacatgtttattttaatcTGATAATTTTAATCGATTTACCTGGACATTCTCCTAAGTTATTactcgatttatttcacttgactgggcggagtttaaccgtttcgctcataataaaccagtccatctatagataggtgtattaggataaactcatcaatgaagtgtccagtaattcttttgtaaattcctttgatgacactgataggtgattagaaatcagttataattataacggcaatcatccttatcacacacatcttcaaatagactgtccttatgcaaattaaaacctagctccgcccgatcagttgaaataacattggtaatacagACTGATGTTTTATTTTCGGAACCAAAACAAAGCAATCCACCGGCATTTGGTGGAGGATTGTCACATGTCCTGTTTCAGATTCTGATGCCCTCTCCACATGACACAGAACAAGACGAGTTGAACCAAGGGCTCATCCTCCATCAACTATtgcaaaaataatgaacaattaTTCATCATTACTGCAGCCattttggttcaattttgtcaaaataattcACGAACTCCCTTCTACCTTATTTTCTTACAAAACGACAACTCGAATTCATTTAAATCCTATTCTTTGTTTTACctcaaacatgtttatgaattattttgtgCGTACCAAATAAGTGAATGAAAATGAAGTTCAAGCTTCTTCTTCCCTAGTATCAGTTTTCGTATCAAGCAAGTCCTACTGCGGTGGCCTCATAGGAATAATTGCAATTTGTATAGATGTTTTTGCACGTTTTTGCACGTTATAAATCAGTTACAATAGTTTGAGCAGCCAATTCTTCTTACTTGAATTTACCggaacatttgtttttgatttcgtcatcaatagttttttttgtctttgttcaCATCTCATCAATCTATTGAGAAGTATCAAATTAAGGTAAACAATAAAATCTTAAGGAACTTTGCACAATTAATCGTCGATAGGGCAAAGGtatagaaattaatatttttgcaccTGAGTTGCAAATAATTCTCTTAAGAAAAGCGCCTGCTATATACTAAAATCTCGTAAGAGTACTTCTtatgatgatgataatgatgatgatgatagtAATAAAAGTGACTACTGTCTgtgaatatgaatatataaccATACTACTGTCTGTTaactttgttttatactgtacaGTACATTTCTACGAAATGTCGTAAGTTATATACACTTACAACAATAAcgtttgataaatattaaacattgtcaCAAGTTTTGGCTATTTTAGGCTATATTTGACAAAGAACAACAACTTGTACTCTGGTCACCCCATTGTACAATTAAATCAATGATACCGAATGTTCCCTGGTTATTTCTTGTCAAAATTAAAGAGTGGCAAAAAGACGTTTGAGACCACAATGTatcaatacattgtatattatattcagTGTTTTCTTTCAATACTTTCACGAAGAAATATTACCAAATCATATCCCCATAaaattttttatctttgtattttCTCAGTAAATCGAAAGagaataaaattagaaagttatatttacttttaaatagtttattGGATATGTACGTTCAAAATTAGTAAATTATTCTTTCTcctatgatttatttattttttcgagAATGTTGTGAATCTGAAAATAAACTATTGTAAGGATTAATTTCTAAGATTTTAGTGTGATGCTTGTATTCCattattgaatatttgatatttgtttttaatttcgcAGCTAGTTATTTCATGATgtcaaaaaaaagggggacgaaagataccaaaagggacagtcaaactcataaatctaaaacaaactgacaacgccatggttaaaaatgaagagacaaacagaaaaacaatagtacacatgacac
The window above is part of the Mytilus trossulus isolate FHL-02 unplaced genomic scaffold, PNRI_Mtr1.1.1.hap1 h1tg000210l__unscaffolded, whole genome shotgun sequence genome. Proteins encoded here:
- the LOC134700999 gene encoding coadhesin-like, with the protein product MKDFLEWAANEPGLLYYGLCTDFNTTSELKDFETASCIISVDGGWSPWFNSSCSVSCGEGVRIRNRTCDNPPPSGSGQHCVGSETEKSICNLGKCPIDGGWSPWFNSSCSVSCGEGVRIRNRTCDNPPPSGSGQHCVGSETEKSICNLGKCPIDGGWSPWFNSSCSVSCGEGVRIRNRTCDNPPPSGSGQHCVGSETEKSICNLGKCPIDGGWSPWFNSSCSVSCGEGVRIRNRTCDNPPPSGSGQHCVGSETEKSICNLGKCPKSCRHSNKRIRQQTRRRFGQ